The following are encoded in a window of Dehalococcoidales bacterium genomic DNA:
- a CDS encoding ribonucleoside triphosphate reductase, with the protein MPNLKTSKIEKIAKRDGRVVPFDASKIYIAVTKALAAVGDNDLSKAERVANDVIGILEITCRQGRVPDVEEVQDLVEKMLIQNGYADAAKSYILYREQRARIRDGKKLLAGAVSMVDEYLRESDWRVKENSNMTYSLQGLNVYLSSDVLAYYWLTRVYNEKIRESHLSGDFHLHDLGVLGPYCCGWDLKDLIIRGFAGVAGKIESRPAKHLRSALGQIVNFFFTLQGEAAGAQAFSNFDTLMAPFVKNDNLTYKDVRQAIQEFVFNLNVPTRVGFQTPFTNLSFDLTPPNYLKDEAAIVGGTPQDYTYGDCQQEIDMINRAFCEIMNEGDSKGRIFSFPIPTYNISTGFNPDNPNLDALWQMTAKYGIPYFANFLNSDLKPEDARSMCCRLRLDLREIRRRGGGLFGSDPLTGSLGVVTINMPRIGYLSKTKEDFFSRLRTNMEIARDSLEIKRKALDKLAEKGLFPYSICYLQSIKDRLGSYWANHFSTIGLIGMNEAILNFMGTDITTSSGSAFAKEVLNYMKAILAEFQETTGNLYNLESTPGEGATYRLAKLDRERFSRIISAGEKEPYYTNSSQLPVDADIDLVDAMKHQDELQTIYTGGTVFHCFMGERIHDPEMAKQMVMKTARNFRLPYFTLTPTFSICPNHGYLNGENPKCPTCNHETEVYSRVVGYFRPVRQWNKGKQEEFSERHLFSENMLESIAA; encoded by the coding sequence ATGCCCAACCTTAAGACAAGCAAGATTGAAAAAATAGCCAAACGTGACGGACGCGTGGTTCCTTTTGATGCATCCAAAATTTACATAGCCGTTACCAAAGCGCTCGCCGCAGTAGGAGATAACGACCTTTCCAAGGCAGAGAGGGTGGCTAACGATGTCATCGGTATTCTTGAAATTACCTGCCGTCAAGGACGCGTACCAGACGTAGAAGAAGTCCAGGACCTGGTAGAAAAGATGCTCATTCAAAACGGGTACGCAGATGCGGCGAAATCTTATATTCTCTACCGCGAACAACGCGCCAGAATCCGGGATGGTAAAAAACTGCTCGCCGGAGCGGTTTCTATGGTAGATGAATATCTACGAGAGAGTGATTGGCGTGTTAAAGAAAACTCTAATATGACTTATTCACTACAGGGCTTGAACGTATATCTTTCTTCAGATGTCCTGGCTTATTATTGGCTTACCCGCGTCTATAACGAAAAGATTCGTGAAAGTCATCTTTCTGGTGACTTCCATTTGCATGATCTCGGTGTCCTTGGTCCATATTGCTGCGGCTGGGATTTGAAAGACTTGATTATTCGCGGATTTGCTGGTGTCGCCGGCAAAATAGAAAGTCGTCCGGCAAAACACCTGAGAAGCGCTCTTGGCCAGATTGTGAACTTTTTCTTCACTCTTCAGGGCGAAGCCGCCGGAGCGCAGGCTTTCTCCAACTTCGATACTCTTATGGCTCCATTCGTTAAAAACGACAACCTTACCTATAAGGATGTGCGCCAGGCAATTCAGGAGTTTGTATTCAATCTTAATGTTCCCACCAGGGTTGGTTTCCAAACACCTTTTACCAACCTTTCATTTGACTTAACTCCTCCCAACTATCTTAAGGACGAAGCTGCCATAGTTGGAGGAACACCCCAAGATTATACATATGGGGATTGTCAGCAAGAAATAGATATGATAAACCGAGCTTTCTGTGAGATCATGAACGAGGGCGACTCCAAGGGCCGTATCTTCTCCTTCCCGATTCCAACCTATAACATTTCCACTGGTTTTAATCCAGATAATCCCAATTTGGACGCCCTTTGGCAGATGACGGCCAAGTATGGTATTCCCTATTTTGCCAATTTCCTTAATTCCGACCTTAAACCGGAGGATGCTCGTTCGATGTGTTGCCGTCTCAGACTGGACTTGCGGGAGATACGCCGCAGGGGCGGCGGCCTGTTCGGCTCTGATCCGCTTACCGGCAGCTTGGGCGTGGTGACTATCAACATGCCTCGCATAGGCTATCTATCCAAAACAAAAGAAGATTTTTTCTCCCGCCTACGTACCAATATGGAAATTGCACGGGATTCTCTGGAAATCAAGAGGAAAGCGCTGGATAAACTGGCCGAGAAAGGGCTTTTCCCATATTCAATCTGTTACTTGCAATCAATAAAAGATCGTTTGGGCAGCTATTGGGCTAACCATTTTTCCACTATTGGGCTTATAGGCATGAACGAAGCAATACTAAATTTCATGGGAACAGATATCACAACATCATCCGGTTCGGCTTTTGCCAAAGAGGTATTGAATTATATGAAGGCAATTTTAGCCGAATTTCAGGAAACCACTGGCAATCTCTACAATCTGGAATCCACTCCGGGTGAAGGTGCTACATACCGTTTGGCAAAATTAGATCGCGAAAGATTTAGTCGTATCATATCAGCTGGCGAAAAAGAACCTTATTACACCAATTCTTCCCAGTTGCCGGTTGATGCCGATATCGACCTTGTGGACGCTATGAAACATCAAGATGAATTGCAAACGATTTATACCGGAGGCACCGTATTCCATTGCTTTATGGGAGAGCGTATCCACGATCCTGAAATGGCAAAGCAAATGGTAATGAAGACCGCCAGGAACTTCCGCCTGCCATATTTCACCCTTACACCAACATTCTCAATCTGTCCCAATCATGGTTATTTAAACGGGGAAAATCCCAAATGCCCTACCTGCAACCATGAAACTGAGGTCTACTCCAGAGTGGTCGGCTATTTTCGCCCGGTACGACAATGGAACAAGGGCAAGCAGGAGGAATTTTCAGAAAGACATCTTTTCAGTGAAAACATGCTGGAAAGCATTGCTGCATGA
- a CDS encoding ferrous iron transport protein A, producing the protein MALKTLNELQPGEKGRVISIGLKGKFRLKLMDMGLVKGVEIAVLGIAPLGDPMEVKLKGFNLSIRKQEAAFIKVETSE; encoded by the coding sequence ATGGCGCTCAAAACTTTAAATGAATTGCAACCAGGAGAAAAAGGCAGGGTGATATCAATTGGCCTGAAGGGAAAATTCCGTCTTAAACTTATGGATATGGGATTGGTAAAGGGTGTCGAGATTGCTGTATTAGGTATTGCGCCGTTGGGGGATCCCATGGAAGTTAAACTAAAAGGCTTTAACTTGAGCATAAGAAAACAGGAAGCAGCCTTCATTAAAGTAGAAACCTCGGAATAG
- the feoB gene encoding ferrous iron transport protein B, with protein sequence MEGSVLNQESVVIALLGNPNSGKTTLFNNLTGSHQYVGNWPGVTVEKKEGVCRYGSQSVKIVDLPGVYSLTAYSPDEVVARNFILDDNPDIVVNIVDGSNLERHLYLTLQLMEMGAPVIMALNMMDVVVAQKHKIDIGALEKQLGIKVVPMAASRNEGTLEIKKIICGTEVSGVACPTLKINYGRDVEAEIKNLIPVIEKSSLNKKYASRWIAVKLLEHDNEIIDRFKEADGESSLVLQTLEESTARLESIYGDEAETIIADARYGFISGLIKDIYTRPSHQPISTTDKIDRVLVHRWAGIPIFIVLIFLLFQFVFKASEPLMAVIEAIFEWLGDKSAGFSPGWLGSLISDGIIGGLGTVLVFIPPIFLMFIAIAILEDTGYMARAAFIMDRAMHKLGLHGRSFIPMMLGFGCSIPAVMACRTIDNPHDRLTTILISPFMSCGARLPIYVLFAGAFFPQHQGIVLFSMYIIGIIIAVFFAFIFRRTLLKGESAHFVMELPPYRMPSLKSIFIHTWERGKHFLSRAATVILGAVIIIWLLGSLPWGVEYASQDSVLGTIGGWIAPLLAPAGIGHWAIAVSLITGFVAKEVVVATLGAILLTGSGVLGDALVSQLGWGPLNAYAFMVFCLLYIPCIATISVIRSETGTWRWAAFSAGYTIAVAWIVSTLIYQVGNLFV encoded by the coding sequence TTGGAAGGCTCAGTTTTAAATCAAGAATCGGTAGTAATAGCCCTGCTGGGCAACCCCAATTCTGGGAAAACCACGTTATTCAATAATCTTACCGGCTCGCATCAATATGTTGGGAACTGGCCGGGAGTTACAGTAGAAAAAAAAGAAGGAGTGTGCCGCTATGGTAGCCAATCTGTAAAAATCGTGGATCTGCCTGGCGTTTACAGTCTTACTGCCTATTCGCCGGATGAGGTAGTCGCACGTAATTTCATCCTCGATGATAATCCGGATATCGTAGTAAACATCGTAGATGGCTCCAACCTCGAGCGACATTTATATTTAACCCTGCAGCTCATGGAAATGGGAGCGCCGGTTATAATGGCGCTCAATATGATGGATGTGGTGGTTGCTCAAAAACATAAAATCGATATCGGCGCTCTTGAAAAACAGCTGGGTATTAAAGTTGTTCCCATGGCGGCAAGCCGCAATGAAGGAACTCTTGAGATAAAAAAAATAATCTGCGGAACTGAAGTGTCGGGGGTTGCTTGCCCGACGCTTAAAATAAATTACGGTCGGGATGTAGAAGCTGAAATAAAAAATCTGATACCGGTTATTGAAAAAAGCTCACTAAACAAGAAATATGCTTCCCGCTGGATAGCGGTTAAACTACTTGAGCATGATAATGAAATAATCGATCGTTTTAAGGAAGCCGATGGGGAAAGCAGCCTCGTTCTACAGACGCTTGAAGAGTCTACCGCTCGTTTAGAAAGTATATATGGAGACGAGGCAGAGACCATAATTGCCGATGCTCGCTACGGGTTCATTTCTGGTTTAATTAAAGATATATACACCCGGCCTTCACATCAGCCGATATCAACCACCGATAAAATAGATCGCGTACTGGTGCATCGTTGGGCGGGTATTCCGATCTTTATTGTATTAATTTTTTTGTTATTCCAATTTGTTTTTAAAGCTTCTGAGCCGCTTATGGCGGTTATCGAGGCAATTTTTGAATGGCTGGGAGATAAATCTGCTGGATTTTCCCCTGGTTGGCTTGGTTCATTAATCAGTGATGGAATAATTGGTGGCCTCGGTACCGTACTGGTATTTATACCGCCGATCTTTCTAATGTTTATCGCCATTGCTATATTGGAAGATACTGGTTATATGGCGCGGGCAGCATTCATAATGGATAGAGCCATGCACAAACTAGGTTTGCATGGGCGAAGCTTTATACCAATGATGCTTGGATTCGGATGTTCGATTCCTGCTGTAATGGCTTGCCGCACCATAGATAATCCCCATGATCGGCTTACCACTATTCTTATCAGCCCATTTATGTCCTGCGGGGCAAGGCTTCCAATATATGTGTTATTTGCCGGTGCGTTTTTTCCGCAACACCAGGGCATCGTTCTCTTCTCAATGTATATTATTGGTATCATTATTGCTGTGTTCTTTGCCTTTATATTTCGTAGGACATTGCTCAAGGGGGAATCAGCTCACTTTGTAATGGAGCTGCCCCCTTATCGGATGCCGTCATTAAAGAGTATCTTTATTCATACATGGGAGCGAGGTAAACATTTTCTAAGTCGTGCTGCAACTGTAATTCTTGGTGCTGTAATTATCATATGGTTGCTCGGCAGTCTTCCATGGGGTGTAGAATATGCCAGCCAGGATAGTGTATTAGGTACAATTGGAGGCTGGATAGCACCGCTTCTTGCGCCAGCTGGAATTGGCCACTGGGCAATTGCTGTAAGCCTAATAACCGGTTTCGTTGCCAAAGAGGTAGTAGTAGCTACACTTGGCGCCATATTACTTACGGGGAGTGGAGTACTTGGGGATGCATTGGTCAGCCAGCTCGGCTGGGGGCCTCTAAATGCTTATGCTTTTATGGTGTTTTGTTTGTTATACATACCATGTATCGCAACTATATCTGTAATACGCAGTGAAACCGGCACCTGGAGATGGGCTGCGTTTTCGGCTGGTTACACAATTGCGGTAGCATGGATTGTCTCTACTCTGATATATCAGGTTGGCAATTTGTTCGTGTAA